CGCAATGTTTCGACAAAAGAAGGAAATTTATCGAGACATTTACATTTGAGTTTTTAAAAAATGGTGGTATCAACTGATGCTTCTCCAATCCAACAAAAAATCAGGTGACACAGCATGAGTGCGTCACTCACAGGCCGAAACAGTTGGTTAATTTGTTACCTTCCCGGCGGCTGGCTCCCTCCCTCCGTTCCaccctctctctcgctcgctccacccaccaccaccaccgcaccctcctccctcctccctcgttTCCCCCGCGTCCGCGTGCTGTAGCAGCTTAGCGCCAACCCACGAAATCAATCCCCAATCCCTGCCTCCTCCGCCCGCCAACCCTAGCCCCGCGCCCTCCCGCATGGACGACGACGAcgccgggggcggcggcgacgcgtCCCCGCAGCACGAGGGCGGGGGCGGGGCGGTGGTGATCGAGCGCGGGGCGGGGGCGACGGCGCCCGCGCGGGACGCCGCGGCGGCCTCGCCGACGAGCTCGCGCTCCGTGACGGAGACGGTCAACGGCTCGCACCGGTTCGTCATCCAGGGCTACTCCCTCGCCAAGGGCATGGGCGTGGGCAAGCACATCGCCAGCGAGACCTTCGCCGTGGGGGGGTACCAGTGGGCGATCTACTTCTACCCGGACGGGAAGAACCCCGAGGACAACTCCGCCTACGTCTCCGTCTTCATCGCGCTCGCCTCCGAGGGCACCGACGTCCGCGCCCTCTTCGAGCTCACCCTCCAGGACCAGAGCGGCCGGGGCAAGCACAAGGTGCACTCCCACTTCGACCGCGCCCTCGACGCCGGGCCCTACACCCTCAAGTACCGCGGATCCATGTGGTATGCTCATCCAGACTCCCACCGCAATCTCTTCTCTCGGGGATCACCTCTCATACGAGCTCTTCTGCTTCCATTGCCTTGCGATTTGGGTATCATTTTGAAGCAGCTGCTAGTTGTGGTCAGTAGCTACGCCTAACATATTAGTAGGTTTATTGGCATGGTTCTGGCCTTATTGTGTAGGTAACCAGGTGGTGAATCTGACACTGCGCCAATAACTAATCGACGAATTGGCTATGGTTAGAAGTTATTTTCGTTCTGCTGTGGGCCTGTTTCTTGTTGGGAGTGCAACGATTAGGATTTGGTGTACGAATTAGTGTTAACTACTTGTCCAACCCATTGGACTGCAACCCCAAATCAACCATGTTTAATTATCTAGTACCACCCTAAATTCCTTGTCAAACACATTATCTGGGAGGGCTGTTTTGTTTGGGTATCGTCTTGTCATGATATTCTCATTCTCAACACATCCTTCAGCGGAGGTATTTAACTGATTAATATATTTGCTTTACATACTTCATTAGTCTCTGTTTGAACATTTCATACAATTATTTTAATTGATCACCATACTTGTAGATCTGCAGTGTCATTTTAGGTGTTAGATCCAATGAATGAGATAAATCAGAAAATTTCTATTAACTTTAGGTTAAGCTGGGAGCGGCTAGAGaacttgaaagtatatatatagatatggcctactTTGGTACAAAAGAGTGCGAGATCCGCAACTTTTTGCACACTTGTTAAATTGATTATAATAGTTTGTGTGAACTCGGCTTGTCATGTTATTGatttaatttttttaaatgtgAAGGGTTGTAAGCAGTAAAAATGTAAATGTTTTTTTCTGATATTAGTTTTTCATCTTGATTTCTGTTTTCAGGGGTTATAAAAGGTTTTTTCGACGCACTGCCCTTGAGACATCGGATTTTCTTAAAGACGATTGCTTGAAGATAAATTGCACTGTGGGTGTTGTAACATCAACCATGGAGTACTCTAGACCGCATTCTCTAGAGGTTCCGGACTCTGACATAGGCTACCATTTTGGGACGCTTTTGGAATCTCAAGAGGGTGCAGATGTTATTTTTAGTGTAGCAGGAGAGAGGTTTCATGCTCATAAGTTAGTGTTGGCTGCGCGATCTTCTTTTTTTAGATCTGAATTTCTTGATCCTGAATCAGATGAAGAAAACAGTGAAGTCGACACCAGTAACGAAATCAAAGAGATTGTCATCGACGACATGGAGCCAAAAGTCTTTCAGGTATGTTTCTTCTATGCTGATCTTATTCTTTGGATTTCACAGTTTAACAAACTTGATTGATATCTTATCATATGTAAATACTCTATGTTGTAGGCTGTGCTTCACTTCATGTACAGGGACAATCTTGTCGGTGATGACGAATTGTCTGCATCAAGCTCAGATTGTCCCATCTTTGATACTTTAGCTGGGAAATTGTTGGCTGCAGCAGACAAATATGAGTTGCCAAGGCTAAGAGTGTTATGTGAATCTTACTTGTGCAAACAGATTTCTGTAAAATCTGTGGCAACTACTCTAGCGCTGGCTGATCGGCATCATGCTACAGAGCTCAAGTCCGTCTGCCTAAAATTTGCTGCTGAGAACCTTTCAGGTAACAAGACTTAACAAGGGCTGCAATTTGATGTGCTCGTCCTATGTAGTTATCGGATAATTGGGtttatggggctgtttggattgtgcccCATCTAGCCCCACCAATTTTTTGGTATGACCAATGTGAgggcatgaccaaaattttggtaagtgaTCATTGTTTGGATTGTAGCCGTCCATGTTTTGGCCCTTGCACTGTGGAGTAGCATGCTTGCATGCATTGTGAGGACCCACAGATTAAACTACAGCCAGCATGCAGCAGATACTAATAAAATAAAGGGATAGTTACCTGGGACCCAACGAGACAGAGAGTGCAGGGTGCGATGCCAAAATTTTGGCGGAGCTTTTCGCCGCCCTCAACTCGCCCGTGAGTTGGCTAAGTTTACATTGGCGTCTCGCGGGCGCGCTGGGCGTGCCAATTGTTTGGTAGTGATCCAAACGGGCACCAAATTTTACGGGCTTGCCAACTTTTTGGTCGGGCTGGTTTTGGtcgagatccaaacagcccctataTTCATGTCTGCTTGAGAATTATGTCCAAAAGGTGGTGTATGAAACAGCATGCTGCCATTTGTTTCCACAagtatcaacccctatgcatacacATCGAAAGGAACAGTGGCCCATATGATGCCTTTGTTTGCTTCAATTGTTAGAAAGAAGACGTACCACTTGGTAATACAGAAATATATTCTTCGTGCTGAGGGCAGTGTTAGTCTGATAACTATGCAAGTTTTGATCTCCCGTTATGCCAGCCCGACTGTACAGTAGTTGGCTCAAACCATTTCAATTTTCATTTGTTTCATGCTCTTGATTTGTCGATGCTATCAACTGATACGTCCTATAATTTCAGTATTCTGATGTTTTTATGGTACTCACTACCTTTGTATCTGCTTCTACTGTTTGTTTCATGGTGGTGCCCAAACAAGCGTCCTGAACTGTATAACATTCCAGATGCCCTTATGTATCTGCAGCTGTAATCCGGACCGACGGATTCGATTACCTCAAAGACAACTGCCCGGCGCTGCAGTCGGAGATCCTCCGGACGGTAGCCGGGTGCGAGGAGGAATGCAGCAGCGGCGGCAAGAGCCAGAGCGTGTGGGGCCAGATCTCGGACGGCGGCGACACCAGCGGGCGCAGGGTGAGGCCCAGGGTCTAACGCCGCCACCGCCAGCAAGTACTGACCTGTATGTGTTAGCGACCTGCCGCTGCTGTATAAATTCGTAACAGCCATTTGATGTTGTGACAGatcttcttgtaataataatagcATCCGCTCTGTTGTAGTACCTTCTTTGTTCATAACCGTTTTGTGTTGGATAATTTACCTTCCTTTTTTAAAAGAGAACTTTGCTTCGCTTAACAGTTAATAAGCTTGCCTTTATCAAGCGGAGCCACTACGTCAGTTGATGAGGTGAACAACTGAGACTGGCCACGTTAGCTCAGTCTCAAAGAATACATTTGGATTGTATGATGTTCATAGTATTCTTCTAAAGATTCTACAGTATTTCTTAGGAATTTTTCTAATAAACACCCTCTGTGTCAGATGGATGGTGTTGCCAAAATTCCTTTGGACGGATGGAGTACTTTTCTGTGTTAGAATTCCATAGTGATTTCAGAATAAGTAGAACTAGTTAAGTGTGAGAAAGCAAAAGATAACAGTGTAAGAATCAAATTTTCAAACGTAAAGGCTTGTCATTATCCTCCCTTACTTTTTTATACAGATCTGACACATTTGTGCACGCCAACATGAACTAAAACTCATACTAGCACAACTCTTTTGTGAATATTTTGAATTGTACATGTGTACAGACAGGCCATCGTATTTGCATTTACAAATGCATTAAGTATTAAATGGAAtacattgatattgatattgttcaAAAGCGCTTGGCTGTTTAAGTATTTAATCATTGTTACGATTTACTCCCTCCTTTCTAATTAGGTGTAGCATTAATTGAGACTTGGTTAAGTCCCAGTAAACCGAAATTTAACAATCCCGTTTctaatttatactccctccgttcctaaatatttatctttctagagttttcaacaagtgactatatacggagcaaaatgagtgaatcttcaCTCTaagatatgtctatatacatccgtatgtggtagtccatttgaatactctagaaagacaaatatttaagaatggagggagtagatcctGCATGTATCTCTGGCACATATCAGAACACTTATACCATTAggaaattcaaatttcaaattgtATAATATTTAGGATATGCTCCTATAACTTAAAATATGTAGGTGTAAACCTTATATAACCAGAAAGGAGGTAGCGATATCGTTTAGCACCCTGTTGGCATTTATAGGATGAGATGCTG
Above is a window of Triticum dicoccoides isolate Atlit2015 ecotype Zavitan chromosome 5B, WEW_v2.0, whole genome shotgun sequence DNA encoding:
- the LOC119312138 gene encoding BTB/POZ and MATH domain-containing protein 5-like isoform X1, producing the protein MDDDDAGGGGDASPQHEGGGGAVVIERGAGATAPARDAAAASPTSSRSVTETVNGSHRFVIQGYSLAKGMGVGKHIASETFAVGGYQWAIYFYPDGKNPEDNSAYVSVFIALASEGTDVRALFELTLQDQSGRGKHKVHSHFDRALDAGPYTLKYRGSMWGYKRFFRRTALETSDFLKDDCLKINCTVGVVTSTMEYSRPHSLEVPDSDIGYHFGTLLESQEGADVIFSVAGERFHAHKLVLAARSSFFRSEFLDPESDEENSEVDTSNEIKEIVIDDMEPKVFQAVLHFMYRDNLVGDDELSASSSDCPIFDTLAGKLLAAADKYELPRLRVLCESYLCKQISVKSVATTLALADRHHATELKSVCLKFAAENLSAVIRTDGFDYLKDNCPALQSEILRTVAGCEEECSSGGKSQSVWGQISDGGDTSGRRVRPRV
- the LOC119312138 gene encoding BTB/POZ and MATH domain-containing protein 4-like isoform X2 is translated as MDDDDAGGGGDASPQHEGGGGAVVIERGAGATAPARDAAAASPTSSRSVTETVNGSHRFVIQGYSLAKGMGVGKHIASETFAVGGYQWAIYFYPDGKNPEDNSAYVSVFIALASEGTDVRALFELTLQDQSGRGKHKVHSHFDRALDAGPYTLKYRGSMWGYKRFFRRTALETSDFLKDDCLKINCTVGVVTSTMEYSRPHSLEVPDSDIGYHFGTLLESQEGADVIFSVAGERFHAHKLVLAARSSFFRSEFLDPESDEENSEVDTSNEIKEIVIDDMEPKVFQAVLHFMYRDNLVGDDELSASSSDCPIFDTLAGKLLAAADKYELPRLRVLCESYLCKQISVKSVATTLALADRHHATELKSVCLKFAAENLSDALMYLQL